From Yersinia hibernica, a single genomic window includes:
- a CDS encoding phage antirepressor KilAC domain-containing protein encodes MTLSHSVVTMSSREIAILVNSKHGDVKRSAERLCAGGILTAPLAQFDFEHNGNQYFEYRFNKRDSLVLVARLSPEFTAAVVDRWQELEHNLIPQSLPEALRLAANLAEEKLQLETQLSIAAPKVEFVDRYVKANGSMTFRQVAKLLNAKEHEFNCFLLDQHIMYRLNGALTPRQYHSDLGRFEVKTGTNTINNHAFAQSRFTPKGVKWVGGLWAEYLAKKGAA; translated from the coding sequence ATGACCTTATCCCATTCTGTTGTAACCATGAGCAGCCGTGAGATAGCCATACTGGTAAACAGCAAACACGGTGATGTGAAGCGCTCTGCAGAACGCTTATGTGCTGGTGGTATTTTAACCGCGCCGTTGGCGCAGTTCGATTTTGAGCACAACGGTAACCAGTATTTTGAGTACCGCTTCAATAAGCGTGATTCTCTGGTATTGGTCGCTCGGCTCTCACCTGAATTTACCGCGGCAGTGGTTGACCGCTGGCAAGAGTTGGAACATAACCTGATCCCCCAATCACTTCCCGAAGCATTACGCCTTGCCGCTAATTTGGCTGAAGAAAAGCTGCAGCTTGAAACTCAGCTTTCTATTGCGGCACCAAAAGTTGAATTTGTCGATCGCTACGTTAAGGCTAATGGCTCCATGACTTTCCGTCAGGTTGCAAAGTTGCTGAATGCTAAAGAGCATGAATTTAACTGCTTCCTGCTGGATCAGCACATCATGTACCGCTTGAATGGCGCATTAACACCCCGCCAATATCACAGCGACTTAGGGCGATTTGAAGTTAAGACCGGTACTAATACCATTAATAATCACGCATTCGCCCAATCTCGTTTTACGCCTAAAGGAGTTAAATGGGTTGGTGGCTTATGGGCTGAGTATCTTGCAAAGAAAGGTGCTGCATGA
- a CDS encoding DUF4222 domain-containing protein, with protein sequence MQPQPGAGNCGCGLPQVGPRMINPGSTTTNPVQLLDRYYNDKRGIRVHVIGYDSATGQVIFRREDYEHDCSVPIRRFRKEYKAVV encoded by the coding sequence GTGCAACCACAGCCGGGCGCGGGGAATTGTGGGTGCGGTTTGCCGCAAGTGGGGCCGCGTATGATTAACCCCGGCTCAACCACAACCAACCCTGTCCAATTACTTGATCGGTACTACAACGATAAGCGCGGTATTCGCGTTCACGTTATTGGTTACGACAGCGCTACTGGTCAGGTGATTTTTCGCCGTGAGGATTATGAGCATGACTGCTCAGTCCCTATTCGGCGGTTCAGAAAAGAATATAAGGCGGTTGTATGA
- a CDS encoding LexA family protein, with product MKSEMNERIRSRRLQLDMTQAGLAKMLGVSRVSVTKWETGVTKPDGENLHQLAIVLSTTPEWLLYGTGDNPKDDTVLKPIPLVPFAVPVISSVQAGEWTDTNAAARLSDVIGWCHTTMKVSDEAFALIVRGESMTNPNGLPTIPEGSKVIVEPHYGSLDELYGKIVVAIIDGTAEATVKKLVWDGPNRYLMPLNPAFKPIEINGNCRIIGRVIQVTQDL from the coding sequence ATGAAAAGTGAAATGAATGAGAGAATTCGTTCTCGGCGGTTACAGCTAGACATGACTCAAGCAGGGTTAGCTAAAATGCTTGGGGTTAGTCGCGTCTCCGTTACCAAATGGGAAACTGGTGTAACTAAACCGGATGGTGAGAATCTTCACCAATTGGCTATTGTTTTATCTACTACACCTGAATGGCTTTTATATGGGACAGGGGATAACCCTAAAGATGATACAGTCCTTAAGCCTATTCCCTTGGTACCATTCGCAGTGCCTGTAATATCATCCGTACAGGCTGGGGAGTGGACAGATACAAACGCAGCAGCACGCCTATCTGATGTCATTGGGTGGTGTCACACAACAATGAAAGTTTCAGATGAAGCATTCGCATTGATAGTTCGCGGAGAGTCAATGACAAACCCGAATGGCCTGCCGACAATCCCAGAGGGTTCTAAGGTTATTGTAGAACCTCACTATGGCTCCCTTGATGAACTTTACGGAAAAATTGTTGTGGCGATCATAGATGGTACGGCTGAAGCTACAGTGAAAAAACTTGTTTGGGATGGCCCTAATCGTTACTTGATGCCTTTAAATCCAGCATTTAAGCCTATCGAAATAAACGGTAACTGCCGAATCATAGGAAGAGTCATCCAGGTTACTCAAGACCTCTAA
- a CDS encoding YfdQ family protein, with protein MSQQLDSSAITEIRDMVLATLVERKLADTDCDTIALPASVSVKSLEQFNLERYRFRGSMETSSIDEYVKYSSGYAGEGVRCFIDADEMRAQTIFNIGTLSNPGHADNTASLSLKKTAPFRELLNIDGRKQTQKELAEWLEDYREFLLAFDADGVVLDIKKSVGAVRRITIEQTSSADHEDQDFSAKRSIMESVEAKSKDVMPAAFEFKFIPYEGLGERRFKLRYSILTGGNFPVLVLRIVQLEAEEEKIAVEFLELLTGKFKDVEIETFIGKFKA; from the coding sequence ATGTCTCAACAATTAGATTCATCAGCTATCACTGAAATTCGCGATATGGTATTAGCGACATTAGTTGAACGGAAATTAGCTGATACAGATTGCGATACCATTGCTTTACCCGCTAGCGTCTCAGTTAAAAGCCTTGAGCAATTCAATCTTGAGCGCTACCGCTTCCGTGGTTCTATGGAAACCAGCAGCATTGATGAGTATGTAAAATATTCTTCTGGCTATGCTGGTGAAGGTGTTCGCTGTTTTATTGATGCTGATGAAATGCGCGCACAAACCATCTTTAATATTGGCACGTTATCTAATCCCGGACATGCGGATAACACAGCCAGTCTGTCACTCAAGAAAACGGCCCCATTCCGCGAACTGCTTAACATTGATGGCCGCAAACAGACTCAAAAAGAACTTGCTGAATGGCTGGAAGATTATCGTGAGTTCTTACTGGCATTTGATGCTGATGGTGTTGTGCTGGATATAAAGAAATCCGTGGGTGCAGTTCGCCGCATTACTATTGAACAGACAAGTTCAGCCGATCATGAAGACCAAGATTTCAGCGCTAAGCGTTCCATAATGGAAAGTGTTGAAGCAAAAAGCAAAGATGTTATGCCTGCTGCATTTGAATTCAAATTTATTCCTTATGAGGGATTAGGAGAGCGTCGTTTTAAATTACGCTATAGCATTCTCACGGGTGGTAATTTCCCAGTATTGGTATTGCGCATTGTTCAATTAGAAGCAGAAGAAGAAAAGATTGCCGTTGAGTTTTTGGAACTTCTCACCGGTAAATTTAAAGACGTAGAAATTGAAACTTTCATCGGTAAATTTAAAGCGTAA
- a CDS encoding HD family hydrolase: MSYITTYSGLDFDYLKPVTSSICIEDIAQALSHECRFAGHLPNFYSVAQHCLLISTIVPEEFALEALLHDATEAYCKDIPSPLKRLLPDYQAIEQQVDTVIRETFGLPAKMSEVVHYCDLVMLTTERQELDIDDGKEWPMLAGIPPAEMAIVPMSSRDARIAFLTRFKELTGAIQS; this comes from the coding sequence ATGTCTTATATCACGACTTATTCAGGGCTGGACTTTGATTATCTAAAACCAGTCACCAGCAGTATTTGTATTGAAGATATCGCGCAGGCGTTATCACATGAATGCCGTTTTGCTGGTCACCTGCCTAATTTCTATAGCGTGGCCCAACATTGCTTGTTAATAAGCACGATTGTGCCAGAAGAATTTGCCCTTGAAGCTCTGCTGCATGATGCAACCGAGGCATATTGCAAAGATATCCCCTCACCTCTTAAACGCCTACTGCCTGATTACCAGGCTATTGAGCAGCAGGTCGATACCGTCATTCGTGAAACCTTTGGGTTGCCTGCCAAAATGTCCGAGGTCGTCCACTACTGCGATCTGGTGATGCTAACCACCGAGCGCCAAGAGTTGGACATCGATGATGGTAAAGAGTGGCCCATGCTGGCAGGTATTCCACCGGCAGAAATGGCAATAGTGCCAATGTCATCACGGGATGCTCGGATCGCTTTCTTGACTCGCTTCAAAGAGCTAACCGGGGCCATCCAATCATGA
- a CDS encoding DNA cytosine methyltransferase, translated as MKEIIVDNFAGGGGASTGIEMAIGRSVDIAINHDPNAIAMHTTNHPDTLHYCESVFDIDPVAATAGRPVGLAWFSPDCRHFSKAKGSKPVKKEIRGLAWIVIRWGLAKKPRVVMLENVEEFKTWGPLITAEDGTEHPDPTRAGETFAAFVGMLTTGIDAEHPALQECCEVLGLDINGADAKRLVSGLGYVVEFKELRACDYGAPTIRKRFFMVMRCDGKPVVWPEATHGDPKSLDVQSGHREPWRTAAECIDWSIPCPSIFERKKPLAENTLKRIARGIQRFVMDNPTPFIVKCNHTSTKTSYDCFRGQALDQPLQTITKTHGYAVVTPHITKFRSGATGQECDEPLPTITAGSSTRPGGNGHALGMVEATLTPFIAGAGGSEYQGKPRTVDSPLHTVMKESHSALITPLIARIGQTGFGGDRMAYEAGKPLTTVTSKAEHLLVAPIIAREFGNSVGHVVDEPSGTITAGGGGKSRLVSAFLAKHFGGNYTGPGADLGQPAHTVTTVDHHALVTSNLIKMRGTNTGQKVTDPLQTVTAGGNHFGEVRAFLLKYYGNEKEGVSLNDPLHTVTTNDRFGLVTVEGIDYRIVDIGMRMLQPHELYAAQGFPSWYIIDRDYTGTKYAKDKQVARCGNAVPPPFAEALVRANLPEMCIERKEVAA; from the coding sequence ATGAAAGAAATCATCGTAGATAATTTTGCGGGCGGCGGTGGTGCTTCCACTGGTATTGAAATGGCTATCGGTCGCAGTGTTGATATTGCAATTAACCATGACCCAAATGCCATTGCCATGCATACCACCAACCACCCCGATACGCTGCATTATTGCGAATCGGTATTCGATATTGACCCGGTAGCAGCGACAGCCGGCAGACCTGTTGGGCTTGCATGGTTTAGCCCAGATTGCCGCCATTTCAGTAAGGCCAAAGGCAGTAAGCCAGTTAAAAAAGAGATCCGTGGGCTGGCGTGGATTGTTATTCGTTGGGGTTTGGCGAAAAAGCCTCGAGTAGTCATGCTGGAAAATGTCGAAGAGTTTAAAACGTGGGGGCCGCTGATTACTGCGGAAGACGGTACAGAGCATCCTGATCCAACCCGCGCAGGTGAGACATTCGCGGCGTTCGTTGGCATGTTAACCACTGGCATTGATGCCGAACACCCAGCACTACAGGAATGCTGTGAAGTCTTGGGGCTTGATATCAATGGAGCTGACGCTAAACGTTTAGTTTCTGGCTTGGGTTATGTTGTGGAATTCAAAGAGCTAAGAGCTTGCGACTATGGTGCTCCTACGATAAGAAAGCGTTTCTTTATGGTCATGCGTTGTGACGGGAAACCTGTGGTATGGCCGGAAGCTACTCACGGCGATCCGAAATCACTAGATGTTCAAAGTGGACACCGTGAACCGTGGCGCACCGCAGCTGAATGTATTGATTGGTCAATTCCATGCCCGAGTATTTTCGAGCGCAAGAAACCGCTGGCAGAGAACACACTGAAACGTATTGCGCGCGGCATTCAGCGTTTTGTTATGGATAACCCCACGCCATTTATCGTGAAGTGTAACCACACCAGCACTAAAACGTCTTACGACTGTTTCCGAGGTCAGGCTCTGGATCAACCATTACAGACCATTACCAAAACTCACGGCTATGCAGTTGTTACCCCGCACATTACAAAATTTCGCTCTGGCGCCACAGGGCAGGAATGCGATGAACCATTACCGACAATCACCGCCGGTAGTTCTACTCGTCCGGGCGGTAATGGTCATGCGTTGGGAATGGTTGAAGCAACACTTACCCCGTTTATTGCCGGTGCAGGCGGTTCTGAATATCAGGGTAAGCCGCGCACAGTTGATTCTCCGCTTCATACAGTGATGAAAGAATCTCACTCTGCGTTAATTACCCCCCTTATTGCACGTATCGGTCAAACAGGTTTTGGTGGTGACCGTATGGCATATGAAGCTGGCAAGCCGCTGACCACAGTCACAAGCAAGGCTGAACACCTTCTTGTAGCCCCGATTATTGCCCGTGAGTTTGGCAATAGCGTGGGGCATGTGGTTGATGAGCCAAGCGGTACTATTACGGCGGGCGGCGGTGGCAAGTCTCGGCTTGTTTCTGCGTTCTTAGCTAAACACTTCGGTGGCAACTATACCGGCCCCGGTGCTGATTTGGGCCAGCCAGCACATACAGTAACTACCGTTGATCATCATGCACTGGTCACATCAAATCTTATTAAGATGCGCGGTACAAATACAGGGCAAAAAGTTACAGATCCGCTCCAAACCGTTACCGCAGGCGGGAATCATTTTGGAGAGGTCCGTGCTTTCCTGCTCAAGTATTACGGCAATGAGAAAGAGGGCGTTAGCCTGAATGATCCCCTGCACACCGTGACAACCAATGACCGGTTTGGGCTGGTTACGGTAGAGGGCATTGATTATCGAATCGTTGATATCGGCATGCGTATGCTGCAACCCCATGAGCTATACGCGGCTCAGGGGTTCCCGAGCTGGTACATCATTGATCGGGATTATACCGGTACTAAATACGCGAAAGATAAGCAGGTTGCCCGCTGTGGTAATGCAGTCCCCCCACCATTTGCTGAGGCTCTTGTCCGGGCCAATCTTCCTGAAATGTGTATTGAGCGTAAAGAGGTGGCGGCATGA
- the xisR gene encoding excisionase family protein, producing the protein MVDLTVVDLPSMIQLQANEWVTKAILSSITGFSFEKIRSYRQRGWRQGKEWLLVSPTGTPSKTSEALYNVTAINLWFANQATKQPAV; encoded by the coding sequence ATGGTAGATCTTACAGTTGTTGATTTGCCAAGCATGATACAGCTCCAAGCTAACGAGTGGGTGACAAAAGCTATTTTAAGCTCAATCACTGGCTTTAGCTTTGAGAAAATACGCTCATACCGCCAGCGCGGGTGGAGGCAGGGAAAGGAGTGGTTATTGGTTTCGCCAACAGGTACACCAAGCAAAACCAGTGAGGCGCTCTATAACGTCACTGCCATAAACCTATGGTTTGCTAATCAGGCTACAAAACAGCCAGCGGTATAA
- a CDS encoding YmfL family putative regulatory protein, with protein MDNKDFPTQPDISDAIHQLITQTPGKYEAMAKQLCPLSGTENALRNRVRQLGGQVVPFGMAVEMESISGRSDITEAMCKRAGGVFVKLPEVNDIGNEELLIKFNDLLMALGDFGRAHNEFTSDGVLDRDETKRLKAKGYKAQSIIAEIVAVTVMLWGDATDSRSVASGALTKRVE; from the coding sequence GTGGATAACAAAGACTTTCCAACTCAGCCAGACATCAGCGATGCAATACATCAACTAATTACTCAAACGCCCGGTAAGTATGAAGCGATGGCAAAACAGCTATGTCCTTTGTCCGGTACAGAGAATGCGCTTCGTAACCGGGTGCGCCAGTTAGGTGGGCAGGTAGTGCCATTTGGCATGGCGGTAGAAATGGAGTCAATTTCAGGCCGTTCCGATATTACCGAAGCCATGTGTAAGCGTGCTGGTGGGGTGTTCGTGAAACTGCCGGAAGTGAATGACATTGGTAACGAAGAACTACTTATCAAGTTTAACGATCTGCTAATGGCGCTGGGTGATTTTGGTCGTGCACATAACGAATTTACGTCAGATGGCGTTTTAGACCGTGATGAAACGAAGAGGCTGAAAGCTAAGGGGTATAAAGCACAGTCGATTATTGCAGAGATTGTTGCTGTCACGGTGATGCTGTGGGGTGACGCCACAGATTCGCGGTCTGTGGCGTCGGGTGCATTAACTAAACGTGTGGAGTAA
- a CDS encoding Arm DNA-binding domain-containing protein encodes MQKKIIYPTGVENHGGFLRIWFMYQNERFRESLGIPDTPKNRKMASEMRQSIVYSIKTGSFDYARQFPESPNAHRFATNSTRELSVKALFDRWLELKQPELSLNTLRRYKVKLETCGRILGQSRMISSLTSEDIFAMRNELLTGHHRPARNKKVIPVGRTVATVNDYVICMKGAVKFAVESGYLKEDPTTSVSKLKRARVRPDPLSRDEFTRFISACLNEQTANIWTIAVYTGLRHGELCALAWEDIDLEAGTLTVRRNWTSVKQYTLPKTEAGTDRTIFLMEPAKEALRKQQALTRLKPTSKVKVLMREHGKSRTDLCTFVFDPKINAKGNRAGERFTPTALADSWDRAVKRAKLRHRNAYQSRHTFACWSLSAGANPAFIAMQMGHTSAQMLFSVYGDWMPDHNADQLALLNAKLGSNAPYMPHTKSGTS; translated from the coding sequence ATGCAGAAGAAAATTATCTATCCCACCGGGGTGGAGAACCACGGTGGTTTTTTACGGATTTGGTTTATGTATCAGAATGAACGATTCCGTGAATCCCTCGGTATACCGGATACTCCCAAAAATAGAAAGATGGCCAGCGAGATGCGCCAGTCAATTGTTTACTCAATTAAAACGGGTTCATTTGATTACGCGCGTCAGTTTCCTGAATCACCAAACGCCCATCGGTTCGCCACCAATAGCACCCGAGAATTAAGCGTGAAAGCTCTATTTGATCGTTGGCTTGAGTTGAAGCAGCCAGAATTGTCACTTAACACCTTGCGGCGGTACAAAGTGAAACTGGAGACATGTGGTCGCATATTGGGCCAAAGTCGAATGATCAGCTCTCTTACCAGTGAAGATATTTTCGCGATGAGAAATGAACTGTTAACCGGACACCACCGGCCAGCAAGAAATAAGAAAGTGATACCTGTTGGTAGGACTGTGGCCACAGTTAACGATTATGTGATCTGTATGAAAGGCGCTGTAAAATTCGCGGTGGAAAGTGGCTATTTAAAAGAAGATCCCACCACATCAGTCAGTAAACTTAAGCGCGCCAGAGTCCGGCCAGACCCTTTATCGAGAGATGAATTCACTCGCTTTATTTCTGCCTGCCTAAATGAGCAGACCGCCAATATCTGGACAATTGCTGTCTATACCGGCCTTCGTCATGGGGAGCTTTGTGCATTGGCTTGGGAAGATATCGATCTGGAAGCTGGCACATTAACGGTTCGGCGGAACTGGACTAGTGTGAAACAATACACTTTGCCAAAAACTGAGGCCGGTACCGATCGCACTATTTTTCTGATGGAACCAGCGAAGGAAGCATTAAGAAAGCAACAGGCATTAACGCGGTTAAAACCCACCAGCAAAGTAAAAGTGTTGATGCGAGAGCATGGCAAAAGCCGTACAGATCTATGCACTTTCGTGTTCGATCCGAAGATAAATGCAAAAGGAAATAGAGCTGGTGAACGTTTTACACCAACTGCTCTAGCTGATAGCTGGGATCGGGCAGTGAAACGGGCTAAACTGCGACATCGAAATGCATACCAATCGCGCCATACTTTCGCGTGTTGGTCATTATCCGCTGGGGCGAACCCTGCATTTATTGCAATGCAAATGGGACACACCTCGGCACAAATGCTGTTTAGCGTCTACGGTGATTGGATGCCGGATCATAATGCTGACCAGCTTGCGTTGCTAAACGCAAAGTTAGGCTCTAATGCCCCATACATGCCCCACACAAAAAGTGGGACATCATAA
- the ettA gene encoding energy-dependent translational throttle protein EttA codes for MAQYVYSMHRVGKVVPPKRHILKNISLSFFPGAKIGVLGLNGSGKSTLLRIMAGIDTDIEGEARPQPGIKIGYLPQEPKLNLEQTVRESVEEAVGEVKRALTRLDEVYALYADPDADFDKLAKEQGELEAIIQSHDGHNLDNQLERAADALRLPPWDAKIANLSGGERRRVAICRLLLEKPDMLLLDEPTNHLDAESVAWLERFLHDYEGTVVAITHDRYFLDNVAGWILELDRGEGIPWEGNYSSWLEQKDARLALEASSEAARRKSIEKELEWVRQNPKGRQAKGKARLARFEELNSVEYQKRNETSELFIPPGPRLGDKVLEVEHLSKSYGDRVLIDDLTFSLPKGAIVGIIGPNGAGKSTLFRMLSGQEQPDSGTISLGDTVLLASVDQFRDNMDDSKTVWEEVSGGQDIMKIGNFEIPSRAYVGRFNFKGIDQGKRVGELSGGERGRIHLAKLLQVGGNMLLLDEPTNDLDIETLRALENALLEFPGCAMVISHDRWFLDRIATHIIDYQDEGKVAFFEGNFTEYEEWKKRTLGAEALEPHRIKYKKMTK; via the coding sequence GTGGCTCAATACGTCTATTCTATGCATCGTGTCGGCAAAGTTGTTCCGCCGAAGCGGCATATTCTGAAAAACATCTCCCTGAGTTTCTTCCCTGGGGCCAAAATTGGTGTGCTGGGTCTGAACGGCTCCGGTAAATCGACTCTGCTGCGCATTATGGCGGGCATTGATACCGACATTGAGGGCGAAGCTCGCCCGCAACCCGGTATCAAAATTGGCTATCTGCCACAGGAACCCAAGCTGAACCTTGAACAAACGGTGCGCGAATCAGTTGAAGAAGCCGTCGGTGAAGTGAAACGCGCGCTGACTCGTTTGGATGAGGTTTATGCGCTGTATGCCGATCCTGATGCCGATTTCGATAAGTTGGCCAAAGAGCAAGGTGAGCTGGAAGCGATTATTCAATCCCATGACGGCCATAATCTGGATAACCAGTTAGAACGCGCCGCGGATGCTTTGCGCCTGCCACCTTGGGATGCAAAAATTGCCAATTTGTCCGGTGGTGAACGCCGCCGTGTGGCCATTTGCCGCCTGCTGTTAGAAAAACCAGACATGCTGCTGCTGGATGAACCAACCAACCACTTGGATGCCGAATCCGTGGCTTGGCTGGAGCGCTTCCTGCATGATTACGAAGGCACCGTGGTCGCCATCACCCATGACCGTTACTTCCTCGATAACGTGGCGGGCTGGATTCTGGAACTGGACCGTGGTGAGGGTATTCCATGGGAGGGCAACTACTCCTCATGGCTGGAGCAAAAAGATGCCCGACTGGCACTGGAAGCCTCTTCTGAAGCTGCACGTCGTAAATCTATTGAGAAAGAGCTGGAATGGGTGCGTCAGAATCCCAAAGGCCGTCAGGCGAAAGGTAAAGCGCGTCTGGCTCGCTTTGAAGAGCTTAACAGTGTTGAATACCAAAAACGCAATGAAACCAGTGAGTTGTTTATTCCACCTGGCCCACGTTTAGGTGACAAAGTGCTGGAAGTTGAGCATCTGAGCAAGTCTTACGGTGACCGTGTTCTGATTGATGACTTGACCTTCTCACTGCCTAAAGGGGCAATTGTCGGGATTATCGGGCCGAACGGCGCGGGTAAATCAACCCTGTTCCGCATGTTATCAGGCCAAGAGCAGCCAGATTCCGGTACCATTTCACTGGGTGATACTGTGTTATTGGCCTCAGTTGATCAGTTCCGTGACAACATGGATGACAGCAAAACCGTGTGGGAAGAAGTCTCCGGCGGCCAAGACATCATGAAGATCGGCAACTTTGAAATTCCAAGCCGTGCCTATGTTGGCCGCTTTAACTTTAAAGGTATTGATCAAGGCAAACGGGTGGGTGAGTTGTCCGGTGGTGAACGCGGCCGTATTCATCTGGCTAAATTGCTGCAAGTGGGCGGTAACATGTTGCTGCTCGATGAACCGACCAACGACTTAGACATCGAAACCCTGCGCGCACTGGAAAACGCCTTACTGGAATTCCCGGGTTGTGCCATGGTTATTTCCCATGACCGTTGGTTCCTTGACCGAATCGCCACCCATATCATTGATTATCAAGATGAGGGCAAAGTGGCATTCTTCGAGGGTAACTTTACTGAATACGAAGAGTGGAAAAAACGCACTCTGGGTGCCGAAGCACTGGAACCACACCGTATCAAGTATAAGAAAATGACCAAGTAG
- a CDS encoding conserved phage C-terminal domain-containing protein, translated as MSVKLSSYVWDGCAAAGMKISKVAIMARLADFSNDEGVCWPSVTTISRQIGAGESTVRTALAELETDGWLSKKQRRAGNRNASNVYQLNVSKLRAVAHASESDTSNSDGSKSDASKFDGSESGNNGTFDPPESGGDPSVKSTPDPSSIKPTCQPPMATDPEVEITDQAKDILKHLNLITGSRYQTSKSSLENIRARLKEQFTVEELKLTVDYLHAKWAADLDMAEYLRPTTLFQPTKFPGYLEGASRWHAHGRPVRKDGKWVKANGELLTGDTTLRDKAYMRFIGSGLPVRNPTPLETMVSNEASKLGLRGMGNGFGVNKWNALWKECSQRIGGEVAV; from the coding sequence ATGAGCGTAAAGCTATCCAGTTATGTATGGGACGGCTGTGCGGCTGCGGGTATGAAAATATCGAAAGTGGCAATCATGGCTCGTCTTGCTGACTTTTCCAATGATGAGGGCGTTTGCTGGCCGTCAGTGACGACGATTTCCCGCCAGATTGGGGCAGGTGAAAGCACCGTCCGCACTGCACTGGCAGAGCTGGAAACAGACGGCTGGCTCAGTAAGAAACAGCGCCGCGCCGGTAACAGGAATGCCAGCAACGTATACCAGTTGAATGTTTCTAAACTTCGGGCTGTCGCTCATGCGTCAGAATCCGACACCTCAAATTCTGACGGGTCAAAATCTGACGCCTCAAAATTTGATGGGTCAGAATCTGGCAATAATGGCACTTTTGACCCGCCAGAATCTGGGGGCGATCCGTCAGTAAAATCAACACCTGATCCATCAAGTATAAAACCTACCTGTCAGCCGCCGATGGCGACCGACCCTGAAGTCGAAATTACTGATCAGGCCAAAGACATTTTAAAACACTTGAACCTGATTACCGGATCTCGGTACCAGACCAGCAAATCATCACTGGAGAACATCCGCGCCCGGCTGAAAGAGCAATTCACCGTTGAAGAGCTGAAACTCACGGTTGATTACCTCCACGCGAAGTGGGCTGCAGATCTGGATATGGCTGAGTATCTACGTCCGACAACACTTTTCCAGCCAACTAAATTCCCCGGCTACCTTGAAGGTGCCAGCCGCTGGCATGCACACGGACGCCCAGTCCGCAAGGATGGTAAATGGGTTAAGGCTAACGGGGAATTACTCACTGGCGATACTACTCTGCGCGATAAAGCCTATATGCGTTTCATTGGCTCAGGCTTACCTGTTCGTAACCCAACCCCACTTGAAACTATGGTCAGCAACGAAGCCAGTAAACTTGGTTTGCGCGGTATGGGTAATGGTTTTGGCGTCAATAAGTGGAATGCCCTATGGAAAGAATGCAGCCAGCGCATTGGTGGGGAGGTTGCAGTATGA
- a CDS encoding Cro/CI family transcriptional regulator, translating to MKKILVTDYFGGVAKTASALNISHPAVCRWGEIIPEKQALKVEKITKGDLKYDPALYKKTTAPAA from the coding sequence ATGAAAAAGATATTAGTTACTGATTATTTTGGAGGCGTAGCGAAAACAGCATCAGCTCTAAATATCAGCCATCCCGCAGTATGTCGCTGGGGTGAAATCATCCCTGAGAAACAGGCGCTAAAAGTGGAAAAGATAACTAAAGGTGATTTGAAATACGACCCTGCACTTTACAAAAAGACTACGGCACCTGCGGCCTAA